A genomic stretch from Desulfotignum balticum DSM 7044 includes:
- a CDS encoding alpha-1,4-glucan--maltose-1-phosphate maltosyltransferase — MTDFIKRVVIENVTPSVDNGRFPARRAVNETVTISADIFVDGHDRLAVRLLYRRAGVSRWRQIPMQLLVNDLWQAAFIPREMGIYEYTVTAWIDRFDTWRSQVSKKQADGQNVSVELMEGARMAEEAAARAKKEDADQLNRLAEQLMSSAAAEHPDVFLNDTVFAGLMARYPDLSSQVDYPKVLPLRIEPRKALYSTWYEMFPRSCADDDPARHGTFKDCINRLPYIAKMGFDVLYLPPIHPIGRSHRKGRNNTVTTGPGDPGSPWAIGAAEGGHTSIHPELGTMEDFLQLKVKAKEYGIDIALDIAFQCSPDHPYVTEHPEWFHWREDGTVQYAENPPKKYQDIYPFEFESPHCESLRQELSGVIHFWIDKGIRIFRIDNPHTKPLRFWEWLIEDCKNRYPETIFLAEAFTRPKTMYRLAKGGFTQSYTYFTWRNLKWEIEQYFDTLTQTHVKEFFWPNLWPNTPDILPEFLQLGGRPAFILRLMLAATLSSSYGIYGPAFELCVNQPLAPGGEEYMDSEKYEIRHWDLEAPNTIRPFITRINRIRRENPALQQTRNLMFHPVDKEEILCFSKYTDDFSNIIFVAANLDPHHTHSAWVRLPFEQMGVPGEKSFQMHDLVSDARYLWHEGYNYLEIDPGVVPVQVFRIRRRMRRENDFDYFM, encoded by the coding sequence ATGACAGATTTCATCAAACGCGTTGTGATCGAAAATGTAACCCCTTCTGTTGACAACGGCCGGTTTCCCGCCAGGCGGGCCGTAAATGAAACAGTCACCATTTCAGCAGATATCTTTGTGGACGGCCATGACCGGCTGGCGGTCCGGCTGCTGTACCGCAGGGCCGGCGTTTCCCGGTGGCGGCAGATTCCCATGCAGCTGCTGGTGAACGACCTGTGGCAGGCCGCTTTTATTCCCCGTGAAATGGGAATCTATGAATACACGGTCACCGCCTGGATAGACCGGTTTGACACCTGGCGCAGTCAGGTGTCAAAAAAGCAGGCAGACGGCCAGAACGTGTCTGTGGAACTGATGGAGGGTGCACGCATGGCCGAAGAAGCGGCAGCGCGGGCAAAAAAGGAAGACGCCGATCAGCTGAACCGTCTGGCAGAGCAGCTCATGTCTTCGGCGGCGGCAGAACACCCGGATGTTTTTCTCAACGATACCGTCTTTGCCGGGCTTATGGCACGGTATCCGGATCTCAGCAGCCAGGTGGATTATCCAAAGGTGCTGCCCTTAAGAATCGAGCCGCGCAAGGCCCTGTACAGCACCTGGTATGAAATGTTTCCCCGTTCCTGTGCTGATGATGATCCAGCCCGTCACGGTACGTTCAAAGACTGTATCAACCGGCTGCCCTATATTGCAAAGATGGGATTTGATGTGCTGTATCTGCCGCCGATCCATCCCATCGGGCGCAGCCACCGCAAAGGAAGGAACAACACGGTCACGACCGGGCCGGGGGATCCCGGCAGTCCCTGGGCCATTGGGGCTGCTGAGGGCGGGCATACATCAATTCATCCGGAACTGGGGACCATGGAAGACTTCTTGCAGTTGAAGGTCAAGGCCAAAGAATACGGCATCGATATCGCACTGGATATCGCGTTTCAGTGCAGCCCGGACCACCCGTATGTCACTGAACATCCTGAATGGTTTCACTGGCGGGAAGACGGTACGGTGCAGTATGCAGAAAATCCCCCTAAAAAATATCAGGATATTTATCCCTTTGAATTTGAATCACCCCATTGTGAAAGCCTGCGGCAGGAATTATCAGGTGTCATCCATTTTTGGATAGACAAGGGAATACGCATATTCAGAATTGATAATCCCCATACCAAACCATTGCGGTTCTGGGAATGGCTCATTGAAGACTGCAAAAACCGGTACCCGGAAACGATCTTTCTGGCGGAGGCATTCACCAGGCCAAAGACCATGTACCGGCTGGCCAAGGGCGGATTTACCCAGTCCTATACCTATTTTACCTGGCGCAATCTGAAATGGGAAATTGAGCAGTATTTTGACACCTTGACACAGACCCATGTGAAAGAGTTTTTCTGGCCCAACCTGTGGCCCAATACCCCGGATATCCTGCCGGAATTCTTGCAACTGGGGGGGCGGCCGGCGTTTATCCTCCGCCTGATGCTGGCTGCCACCCTTTCATCCAGTTACGGCATCTACGGCCCGGCCTTTGAGCTGTGTGTGAACCAGCCCCTTGCTCCCGGGGGGGAGGAGTATATGGATTCGGAAAAATACGAAATCCGTCATTGGGACCTGGAAGCGCCCAACACCATCCGGCCGTTTATCACCAGAATCAACCGGATCAGGCGGGAGAATCCCGCCCTGCAGCAGACCCGGAACCTGATGTTCCACCCGGTGGATAAAGAAGAGATCCTGTGCTTCAGCAAATATACGGATGATTTTTCCAACATCATTTTTGTGGCAGCCAATCTGGATCCCCACCACACCCACAGCGCCTGGGTGCGGCTGCCTTTTGAACAAATGGGTGTGCCTGGTGAAAAAAGCTTTCAGATGCATGATCTGGTGAGCGATGCCAGGTACCTGTGGCATGAGGGGTACAATTATCTGGAAATCGATCCCGGGGTGGTGCCGGTGCAGGTTTTCCGGATCCGCCGCAGGATGCGCAGGGAAAATGATTTTGATTATTTTATGTAA
- a CDS encoding glycogen synthase — protein sequence MHIVHMAAENDSLPNAKVGGVADVVRDIAPALADLGHQVSVVTPGYGFLHETNGAEHVANICFPFRGTLHDAQLYRVPAKQVHPGVTQYVIHHPFLAAVNARTGHHQIYVHDPDDQPFFSDGSRFACFCSAAAAALVQQVIPRADVMHLHDWHMALVALLRRYHPACALLQRVRTVFTIHNLALQGVRPLAGSSSSLSAWFPDITWHWLDVADPRWPDACNLMACGIRLADRVHTVSPTYAREICRPDDLPRFHGAQGLQAVLAHENDTGNLTGILNGCDYPENRHPPVMEMPEMLRGFQRQIMQWSAGRQTVSSADFIAGHNLSGLLQRRNRPRPDRSRPDHSRMVLCSVTRLTEQKVLLMRQGQDGMSAMARILTALGDDGVYVLLGTGHDQFVRFFTQLEAWFPNFIFLHGFSDQAARTLYANGDLFLMPSSFEPCGIGQMLAMRDGQPCVVHAVGGLCDTVIHGVNGFCFGGSDLDDQAQNFVETASQAIELFKNDPDKWQQIKTNAAAARFLWQHAAQQYVEKLYG from the coding sequence ATGCATATCGTTCATATGGCTGCAGAAAATGACAGCCTGCCCAATGCCAAAGTGGGCGGTGTGGCGGATGTGGTGCGGGATATTGCACCGGCTCTGGCGGACCTTGGTCACCAGGTAAGCGTTGTAACGCCAGGGTACGGGTTTCTGCACGAGACCAACGGGGCGGAACATGTGGCCAACATCTGTTTTCCATTCCGCGGGACCCTTCATGACGCACAGCTGTACCGGGTGCCGGCAAAGCAAGTGCACCCGGGGGTCACCCAGTATGTGATACATCACCCGTTTCTGGCGGCAGTAAATGCCCGCACCGGTCACCACCAGATCTATGTGCATGATCCGGATGACCAGCCCTTTTTCAGCGATGGTTCCCGGTTTGCCTGCTTTTGCAGTGCCGCTGCCGCTGCGCTGGTCCAGCAAGTCATACCCCGGGCGGATGTAATGCATCTGCATGACTGGCACATGGCCCTTGTGGCCCTGCTGCGCCGGTACCACCCTGCCTGCGCCCTATTGCAGCGCGTCCGGACGGTGTTTACCATCCATAATCTGGCCCTGCAGGGGGTGCGGCCTCTGGCCGGCAGCAGCTCCTCCTTGTCGGCCTGGTTTCCCGATATCACCTGGCACTGGCTGGATGTGGCGGATCCGCGGTGGCCGGATGCCTGCAACCTGATGGCCTGCGGCATCCGCCTGGCAGACAGGGTGCATACGGTGTCCCCAACCTATGCCCGGGAGATCTGCCGGCCGGATGACCTGCCCCGGTTCCACGGCGCCCAGGGGCTTCAAGCCGTACTTGCCCATGAAAATGACACAGGGAATCTGACGGGCATCCTCAACGGCTGCGACTATCCGGAAAACAGGCATCCCCCTGTCATGGAGATGCCGGAAATGCTCCGAGGTTTTCAGCGCCAGATCATGCAGTGGTCTGCCGGCCGGCAGACAGTGTCCAGTGCGGACTTTATCGCCGGCCACAACCTGTCGGGCCTGTTACAGCGGCGCAACCGCCCCCGGCCTGACCGCTCACGACCTGATCACTCACGAATGGTGCTGTGCAGTGTTACGCGTCTGACAGAGCAGAAGGTGTTGCTCATGCGCCAGGGCCAGGACGGCATGTCAGCCATGGCCCGAATTCTGACGGCACTGGGAGATGACGGGGTGTATGTGCTTCTGGGAACCGGCCATGACCAATTTGTGCGGTTTTTCACCCAGCTGGAAGCCTGGTTTCCCAATTTTATTTTCCTTCACGGATTTTCAGATCAGGCAGCCCGGACCCTGTATGCCAATGGGGATCTTTTTTTGATGCCCAGTTCTTTTGAACCCTGCGGCATCGGCCAGATGCTGGCCATGCGGGATGGACAGCCCTGTGTGGTGCATGCTGTCGGCGGGTTGTGCGATACTGTCATTCATGGGGTGAATGGGTTTTGTTTCGGGGGCAGCGATCTGGATGACCAGGCACAAAATTTTGTTGAAACCGCCAGCCAGGCCATTGAACTGTTCAAAAACGATCCGGACAAATGGCAGCAGATAAAAACCAATGCGGCGGCCGCACGGTTTTTGTGGCAGCATGCCGCACAGCAGTATGTGGAAAAATTGTATGGTTAG
- a CDS encoding VTT domain-containing protein encodes MTLLKENDNCWCLAHAQKAAFLIDGAAYFSAVADAMEQAKKTIFIAAWDIDSRIALLRGNGIPDDQTDLGAFLNDKVKRTPELHVYILNWDFPMLYVREREWLPILKLGWKTHGRIFYHQDDQHPVGASQHQKLVVIDNQVAFCGGLDLTNSRWDTPEHRLHDPLRTTPEGEPYPPFHDIQMAVQGEAAEKLGQLFTDRWQWATGYSIALPKTASAPPWPENLPPDLLDIQMGISRTLPAYKGRDPVLEVETLYTDGIKAAEKAIYIETQYLTSAKIAGALEDSLSQEQGPDICIVLPRESSGWLEQSTMDSIRARVLKQLSAADDHHRLQVFYPALDDEKTALYVHAKLMIVDDRLALIGSANVSNRSMRFDSECVLAVAAKEDDSVGQAILSLRNRLLAEHLDKPVDGVVKAFARQGAMNQTIASLSESSGRRLQKLSFDQALPVDGAAIVRDHELLDPETPIAFDRMMDRFARNEQGTSRVPQVMKLAGVLLILLSLAAAWRWSPLAEWATRENLAAWAEKIQDQPLSFLIVLGVYVAGGFLMVPVTLLVGVTAMVFDPVMGVLYALSGCLVSALTTFWAGAGLGKQMVRKVAGKKLNHISRQMARQGILTVALIRNIPVAPFSLVNLIAGASHIRLKDYLLGTAAGMLPGILVITIFADRLLHTIQHPGWVNGLIAAALAVVMIAGNIWVTKRLSGKGGKK; translated from the coding sequence GTGACCCTTCTGAAAGAAAATGATAATTGCTGGTGTCTTGCGCATGCGCAAAAAGCCGCTTTTTTAATTGATGGCGCTGCCTACTTTTCAGCAGTGGCAGATGCCATGGAGCAGGCAAAGAAAACCATTTTTATTGCCGCATGGGACATTGACAGCCGGATTGCCCTGCTGCGGGGCAATGGGATCCCGGATGACCAGACAGATCTTGGCGCTTTTCTCAATGACAAGGTGAAACGAACACCCGAACTGCATGTGTATATCCTGAACTGGGATTTTCCCATGCTGTATGTGCGGGAGCGTGAATGGCTCCCGATCCTGAAACTGGGATGGAAAACCCATGGGCGGATATTCTATCACCAGGATGATCAGCATCCGGTGGGGGCATCTCAGCATCAGAAACTGGTGGTGATCGACAATCAAGTGGCATTTTGCGGGGGACTTGATTTGACAAACAGCCGGTGGGACACACCTGAACACCGGCTGCACGATCCCCTGAGGACAACACCGGAAGGGGAGCCATACCCACCGTTTCATGATATTCAGATGGCCGTGCAGGGAGAGGCGGCTGAAAAACTGGGCCAATTGTTTACAGACCGCTGGCAATGGGCGACCGGTTACAGTATTGCATTGCCAAAAACCGCATCCGCTCCTCCATGGCCCGAAAACCTGCCGCCGGATCTGTTGGATATACAGATGGGAATCTCCCGGACACTGCCGGCATACAAAGGCCGGGATCCGGTCCTGGAAGTCGAAACGCTTTACACAGACGGCATCAAAGCGGCAGAAAAAGCCATTTATATCGAAACCCAGTATCTGACATCCGCCAAAATAGCCGGAGCGCTTGAAGACAGCCTTTCACAGGAACAGGGACCTGACATCTGTATCGTTCTTCCCAGAGAATCCAGCGGATGGCTGGAACAGAGCACCATGGATTCCATACGGGCACGGGTGTTGAAACAGCTGTCTGCGGCAGATGACCACCACCGCCTGCAGGTGTTTTATCCGGCCCTGGATGATGAAAAAACCGCTTTGTATGTCCATGCAAAACTGATGATTGTTGATGACCGGCTGGCATTGATCGGCTCTGCCAATGTAAGCAACCGGTCCATGCGCTTTGATTCTGAATGCGTTTTGGCTGTTGCGGCAAAAGAAGATGACAGCGTTGGGCAAGCCATTCTTTCTCTGCGCAACCGGCTGTTGGCTGAACACCTTGACAAACCCGTTGATGGTGTGGTCAAGGCGTTTGCCAGACAGGGTGCAATGAATCAGACCATTGCATCCTTGTCTGAGTCTTCCGGCCGCAGGTTGCAAAAACTGTCATTTGACCAGGCCCTGCCCGTTGACGGCGCAGCAATTGTCCGGGACCATGAACTTCTTGACCCGGAAACCCCCATTGCCTTTGACCGTATGATGGATCGGTTTGCCAGAAATGAACAGGGTACGTCCAGAGTGCCCCAGGTAATGAAGCTGGCAGGGGTGCTGCTGATTCTGCTTTCGCTGGCTGCGGCCTGGCGATGGTCGCCTCTGGCTGAATGGGCCACAAGAGAAAACCTGGCTGCCTGGGCTGAAAAAATCCAGGACCAGCCCCTGTCTTTTCTGATTGTCCTGGGGGTATATGTTGCCGGCGGATTTTTGATGGTTCCGGTCACCTTGCTGGTGGGGGTGACCGCCATGGTGTTTGATCCCGTTATGGGTGTGCTTTATGCCTTGAGCGGCTGCCTGGTGAGTGCGCTGACCACCTTCTGGGCAGGGGCCGGTCTGGGAAAGCAGATGGTCCGAAAAGTGGCGGGAAAAAAGTTGAATCATATCAGCCGGCAAATGGCCAGACAAGGTATTTTAACAGTGGCGCTTATCAGAAATATTCCGGTTGCCCCGTTTTCCCTGGTCAATCTCATCGCCGGGGCCTCCCATATCCGGCTCAAAGATTATCTTCTGGGCACGGCTGCGGGCATGCTGCCGGGCATTCTGGTCATTACCATATTTGCAGACCGTCTGCTGCATACCATACAGCATCCCGGCTGGGTGAATGGCCTCATTGCAGCAGCCCTGGCAGTTGTGATGATTGCAGGAAATATATGGGTAACAAAGCGGTTGTCCGGCAAAGGGGGGAAAAAATAA
- a CDS encoding cation-translocating P-type ATPase, which produces MNNKDTEYPALDGKSPWMLEAKEAVEQLASHSDDGLNPKQARSRLEKYGPNRIEAAKQRSAWQIFTAQIKNLIVLLLAAAAGISFILGQFLEGIAILVALIVNVFIGFGTELRAMRSMEALQQMTRRHAKVLRQSEIQKIEAAKLVPGDIVVLEGGDVIPADLRLIEANRIKADESALTGESVPVDKDVAALAEDTPLAERNNMLFNGTALTQGSGKGVVVATGMSTQLGHISRLAEGAQEEVLTPLEKRLNSLGQKLIWVTLGIAVLIGVTGVMAGKDLVVIFKTSVALAVAAIPEGLPIVATIALARGMWRMAKKNALVNRLSAVETLGSTSIICADKTGTLTENKMTVSTLVLVDSEEVMHVRWNPDEDPPFSVKKDVKTDDSLNTHMKDIMTIGMLCSNAQLSENGEDVGDPMELALLQAGKKLGLHREDLLASYPEKKEEAFSPETKMMATWHTREQDKMVAVKGAPEAVLDASTQVLTTDGQTRKMDETVYEKLLQANEALADEGLRVLGIARKSTDAVQNDPYSSLTFMGFAGLLDPPRKNIRKVIDTLRQAGVRVVMVTGDHPGTAFAIAQKLNLPGDGEAVIHGDTLKPPADYTSKERHNLLQSSVFARISPEQKLNLVSLFQADGSVVAMTGDGVNDAPALTKADIGVAMGRRGTQVAREAADIVLKDDNFATIALAMEQGRVIFSNIRKFIVFLLSGNVGAILIVGLAMLFGSILPLLPLQILYLNMISDVFPALALGVGKGEPSVMDRPPRPASEPVVTRALWITIFGYGSLIAVTALTGFWISLEKMSLSGERAVTITFLILAFTRTWHVFNMRDAESGVIFNDVTRNLFVWGAVILSVVLLVFAVYFPPLSRVLTMVVPTSFQWLFILGMSFIPLVVVQVLKQGTLFYKGTVEKGNSSDPSERK; this is translated from the coding sequence ATGAATAATAAAGACACCGAATACCCGGCTTTGGATGGCAAATCACCCTGGATGCTCGAAGCGAAGGAGGCGGTTGAACAGCTTGCCTCACATTCTGATGACGGGCTGAACCCGAAACAGGCCCGCAGCCGGTTGGAAAAATATGGTCCCAACCGGATTGAAGCCGCCAAACAGCGTTCCGCATGGCAGATATTTACTGCCCAGATCAAGAATCTCATTGTACTGCTCCTGGCTGCGGCTGCCGGCATATCTTTCATTCTCGGTCAGTTCCTGGAAGGGATCGCCATTCTGGTGGCGTTGATCGTCAATGTGTTCATCGGGTTCGGCACCGAACTGCGTGCCATGCGGTCCATGGAAGCCTTGCAGCAGATGACCCGGAGGCATGCCAAAGTGCTGCGCCAGTCAGAGATCCAAAAAATCGAGGCCGCCAAACTGGTTCCCGGTGACATTGTGGTTCTGGAAGGCGGAGATGTGATCCCGGCTGATCTCAGGCTGATCGAGGCCAACCGGATCAAAGCCGATGAATCTGCCTTGACCGGAGAGTCTGTGCCGGTGGACAAGGATGTGGCGGCCCTGGCCGAAGATACCCCCCTTGCCGAGCGAAACAACATGCTTTTCAACGGCACGGCCCTGACCCAGGGATCAGGAAAAGGCGTGGTCGTGGCCACGGGCATGTCCACCCAGCTGGGGCATATTTCACGGCTGGCCGAGGGTGCCCAGGAAGAGGTCCTGACACCGCTGGAAAAGCGGCTGAACAGCCTGGGGCAGAAACTGATCTGGGTCACCCTGGGTATTGCCGTATTGATAGGAGTGACAGGCGTGATGGCCGGCAAAGATCTGGTGGTGATTTTCAAAACATCTGTCGCACTGGCAGTTGCTGCCATTCCGGAGGGGCTGCCCATCGTGGCCACCATTGCACTGGCCAGAGGGATGTGGCGGATGGCCAAAAAAAATGCGCTGGTCAACAGGCTTTCTGCCGTGGAAACCTTAGGTTCAACCAGCATTATCTGCGCGGACAAGACCGGCACCCTGACGGAAAACAAGATGACTGTGTCAACCCTGGTCCTGGTCGATTCAGAAGAGGTGATGCACGTCAGGTGGAATCCGGACGAAGACCCGCCGTTTTCTGTTAAAAAGGATGTGAAAACCGATGATTCCCTGAACACGCATATGAAAGATATAATGACCATCGGCATGCTGTGCAGCAATGCCCAGCTGTCAGAAAACGGGGAAGATGTGGGTGATCCCATGGAACTTGCCCTGCTGCAGGCCGGGAAAAAGCTTGGACTGCATCGGGAGGACCTGCTGGCATCCTATCCTGAAAAAAAAGAGGAGGCCTTTAGTCCTGAGACAAAAATGATGGCCACCTGGCATACCCGGGAGCAGGACAAGATGGTGGCGGTTAAAGGTGCGCCTGAAGCCGTGCTTGATGCATCCACCCAGGTTCTGACAACCGATGGACAAACCCGGAAAATGGATGAAACAGTGTATGAAAAACTGTTGCAGGCAAATGAAGCCCTGGCGGATGAAGGGCTCAGGGTTTTAGGCATCGCCCGCAAATCCACGGATGCGGTGCAAAATGATCCCTATTCATCGTTGACGTTCATGGGGTTTGCGGGACTTTTGGATCCACCCCGGAAAAACATCCGGAAGGTCATCGACACACTCAGGCAGGCCGGGGTGCGGGTGGTCATGGTGACCGGAGACCATCCTGGGACTGCATTTGCCATCGCACAAAAGCTGAACCTGCCCGGGGATGGGGAGGCAGTGATACATGGGGATACGCTCAAGCCGCCTGCAGACTACACGTCAAAAGAACGTCACAATCTCCTGCAATCTTCTGTTTTTGCGCGCATCTCTCCGGAGCAGAAACTCAATCTTGTTTCGCTTTTTCAGGCCGACGGGTCTGTGGTGGCCATGACAGGCGACGGGGTGAATGATGCCCCGGCCCTGACCAAGGCTGATATCGGCGTGGCCATGGGCAGACGTGGTACACAGGTGGCCCGGGAGGCGGCAGACATTGTGCTCAAAGATGACAATTTCGCCACCATCGCCCTGGCCATGGAGCAGGGCAGGGTCATATTCAGCAACATCCGCAAGTTTATTGTTTTTTTGCTTTCCGGGAACGTGGGTGCCATTCTGATCGTGGGTCTGGCCATGCTTTTCGGCAGTATATTACCGCTGTTGCCGTTGCAGATTCTTTATTTGAACATGATCAGTGATGTGTTTCCGGCCCTGGCACTGGGCGTGGGCAAAGGAGAACCCTCGGTGATGGACAGGCCGCCCAGGCCCGCCAGCGAACCTGTTGTGACCAGGGCCCTCTGGATAACAATTTTTGGTTATGGATCGCTCATTGCCGTAACAGCGCTTACCGGTTTCTGGATATCTTTGGAAAAAATGTCTTTGTCCGGGGAACGCGCTGTGACCATAACCTTCCTCATTTTGGCTTTCACCCGAACCTGGCATGTGTTCAACATGCGTGATGCAGAATCCGGTGTGATCTTCAACGATGTGACACGCAATCTTTTTGTATGGGGTGCCGTGATTCTGAGCGTTGTGCTCCTGGTTTTTGCTGTTTACTTTCCGCCGTTGTCACGGGTTTTGACCATGGTGGTGCCCACTTCCTTCCAGTGGCTGTTTATCCTCGGCATGAGCTTCATTCCTTTGGTGGTTGTGCAGGTTTTGAAACAAGGGACATTGTTTTACAAAGGAACAGTTGAAAAAGGAAATTCAAGTGACCCTTCTGAAAGAAAATGA
- a CDS encoding SHOCT domain-containing protein, producing MPDGQGSCENNALKRIVKRVEKQKSFYWKGIMKNKFFTFFISVIPVVLMPFFSGCTHRPVDRSMGGWGHMMGYGGYGGIFMWILIISVVAVVLYFVINRGKTTGTSTGSEKESPSEILKKRYAKGEITKEEFDKLKKDIET from the coding sequence ATGCCAGATGGTCAGGGAAGCTGTGAAAACAATGCATTGAAACGGATTGTGAAACGGGTCGAAAAACAAAAAAGCTTTTATTGGAAGGGAATCATGAAAAACAAATTTTTCACATTTTTTATCTCGGTGATTCCGGTGGTTTTGATGCCGTTTTTCTCTGGATGCACCCACAGGCCGGTGGACCGGTCTATGGGTGGATGGGGCCATATGATGGGATATGGCGGCTATGGAGGAATTTTTATGTGGATTTTGATAATCAGTGTTGTCGCGGTTGTTCTTTACTTTGTTATTAACCGCGGCAAAACAACCGGAACTTCGACAGGTTCGGAAAAAGAAAGCCCGTCGGAAATTTTAAAGAAACGGTACGCCAAAGGTGAGATAACAAAAGAAGAGTTTGATAAGCTTAAAAAAGACATTGAAACCTGA
- the gap gene encoding type I glyceraldehyde-3-phosphate dehydrogenase has translation MTTNVAINGLGRIGRAILKIILETPELELVALNDLLPVDNFAYLLKYDSVYGRYEKEVRANKDDLQIDGKQYRMFNEKDPAELPWEALDIDIVFECTGVFRKKQDLEKHLKAGAKRVFLSAPEKTGEVEMVVHGVNQLEGSPRMVSCASCTTNCISPVVEILGRRVGIKKAMMTTIHAYTSSQSLMDSPRNKWRRGRAAAVNFVPTSTGAAQATTKVLPQYSGKFDGVAVRGPVPAGSLTDLVFVTERDVTVEEVNGIFQEESQTERYRGILGVAQDPIVSSDIIKDPRASIVDPSMTQVVDGDLLKVMSWYDNEWGYACQMVREAVKTMH, from the coding sequence ATGACAACCAACGTAGCAATCAATGGCCTTGGCAGAATAGGAAGAGCAATCCTTAAAATAATACTGGAAACTCCGGAGCTTGAACTTGTGGCATTGAACGATCTGCTGCCTGTGGATAATTTTGCCTATTTGTTGAAATATGATTCCGTATACGGCCGGTATGAAAAAGAGGTAAGGGCCAATAAAGATGATCTGCAGATAGATGGAAAGCAATACCGTATGTTCAATGAAAAGGATCCGGCTGAACTTCCATGGGAAGCGCTTGATATTGATATTGTTTTTGAGTGCACCGGTGTTTTTCGAAAAAAACAAGACCTGGAAAAGCATCTGAAAGCCGGTGCAAAACGGGTTTTTCTTTCAGCTCCCGAGAAAACCGGCGAAGTGGAAATGGTGGTGCACGGGGTGAACCAGTTGGAGGGATCTCCCAGGATGGTCTCCTGTGCAAGCTGTACCACCAACTGCATCAGCCCGGTGGTTGAAATTCTGGGAAGAAGAGTTGGCATAAAAAAGGCCATGATGACCACGATTCACGCGTATACATCAAGCCAGTCCCTCATGGACTCGCCCAGAAACAAATGGCGGCGGGGAAGGGCGGCAGCCGTCAATTTTGTGCCGACATCCACGGGCGCGGCCCAGGCCACCACAAAAGTGTTGCCGCAATACAGCGGAAAATTTGACGGTGTCGCGGTTCGCGGTCCGGTGCCGGCAGGTTCCTTAACTGATCTGGTCTTTGTGACGGAGCGGGATGTGACAGTAGAAGAGGTCAATGGAATTTTTCAGGAAGAATCTCAAACCGAACGTTACCGGGGAATTCTGGGTGTGGCACAGGATCCCATTGTTTCTTCGGACATCATCAAAGACCCCCGGGCTTCCATTGTTGATCCGAGCATGACCCAGGTGGTGGACGGCGATCTGCTCAAGGTGATGAGCTGGTATGATAACGAATGGGGATATGCATGCCAGATGGTCAGGGAAGCTGTGAAAACAATGCATTGA